The Triticum dicoccoides isolate Atlit2015 ecotype Zavitan chromosome 6A, WEW_v2.0, whole genome shotgun sequence genome has a window encoding:
- the LOC119315172 gene encoding uncharacterized protein LOC119315172: MASAPPPPPPPPPPPPAKCPSAVPTTIQDLDDDLLREVFIRLPALPSLVRAALTCHAFLRAVRSSPAFRRRFRDLHPSPFVGLFIQRLIEKWEPGVPSFDARHRRSDRDFAAAVRGGDFALNGLPNPDGDNEDCGDQDEDSNEAEAEGGSDEEVENNEDEEDSDEEDEKEEEEEEDPSPVWEIERCSDGYVVLFNRRARQIAAYNPLTRALHLFPSPPGIFKSALTFQFHIISSSEEHPGSPPRVVCFYCGYLYASVGVISPGSTEIGWQIFPEPLIPGAVGATGKMVNGSLYWTHPGRLYITVLDTATLEFSRMELPPLLAVEEGSNRDCDFVLGNTKDGRPCIVSPDPWGGCELLVFFWRPDEYDGVERWKLDQEFKLKTIRRLTEIEDDSYVVVHVMDVTDGIVYLRTAYDGYTEVPQLLLSFCLETAELKKICEYDHKLHPYVMAWPPSLVGVHDKGPNDLALSTPSSEGSDVNAGGGPTEPASVPKHNRIT, encoded by the exons ATGGcatcggcgccgccgccgccgccgccgccgccgccgccgccgccggcgaaatGCCCCTCGGCCGTTCCCACCACCATACAAGATCTCGACGACGATCTCCTCCGCGAGGTGTTCATCCGCCTCCCCGCGCTCCCGAGCCTCGTCCGCGCCGCGCTCACCTGCCACGCCTTCCTCCGGGCCGTCCGCTCGTCCCCTGCCTTCCGCCGCCGCTTCCGGGATCTCCACCCGTCTCCCTTCGTCGGCCTCTTCATCCAACGCCTCATCGAAAAATGGGAGCCCGGCGTCCCTTCCTTCGACGCCCGCCACCGCCGCTCCGACCGGGACTTCGCCGCCGCTGTCCGCGGCGGCGATTTCGCCCTCAACGGCCTCCCGAACCCAGACGGCGACAATGAAGACTGCGGCGACCAAGACGAGGACAGCAacgaggcggaggcggaggggGGCAGCGACGAAGAAGTTGAGAACAACGaagacgaggaggacagcgacgaagaagatgagaaggaggaggaggaggaggaggatccctCTCCGGTGTGGGAGATCGAGCGATGCAGCGACGGCTACGTCGTCCTCTTCAACCGGAGGGCCAGGCAGATCGCCGCCTACAACCCTCTCACGCGGGCGCTGCATCTCTTCCCCTCGCCGCCGGGCATCTTCAAAAGCGCCTTGACCTTTCAGTTCCACATAATCTCCTCCTCCGAAGAGCACCCCGGCTCGCCGCCCCGTGTGGTTTGTTTCTACTGTGGCTACCTTTACGCCTCCGTCGGCGTCATCTCGCCGGGGAGCACCGAGATTGGGTGGCAGATTTTCCCTGAGCCTTTGATTCCAGGAGCAGTGGGAGCCACCGGCAAGATGGTGAACGGATCCCTCTACTGGACACACCCAGGGAGACTCTACATCACCGTGCTCGACACCGCGACGCTGGAATTCTCTAGAATGGAACTGCCGCCGCTCTTGGCGGTGGAAGAAGGCAGTAACCGTGATTGTGATTTTGTGCTTGGTAATACCAAGGATGGGAGGCCCTGCATCGTGTCCCCGGATCCGTGGGGTGGCTGTGAGCTCCTGGTTTTTTTCTGGAGACCCGATGAATACGACGGTGTCGAGAGGTGGAAGCTGGACCAGGAGTTCAAACTCAAAACGATCCGTCGGCTCACTGAGATTGAAGACGATTCTTATGTCGTTGTGCACGTTATGGATGTTACCGATGGAATCGTGTACCTGCGCACTGCCTATGACGGGTATACTGAAGTTCCTCAGCTGCTCCTATCCTTTTGTCTCGAGACAGCGGAGCTGAAAAAGATCTGTGAGTATGATCACAAGCTCCATCCCTACGTCATGGCATGGCCTCCTTCTTTGGTAGGAGTACATGATAAG GGCCCCAATGATCTAGCTCTGTCTACCCCAAGCTCCGAAGGAAGCGATGTGAATGCTGGAGGTGGCCCAACAGAGCCTGCATCGGTCCCAAAGCATAATAG
- the LOC119315173 gene encoding achilleol B synthase-like isoform X1 has protein sequence MWRLKVGEGGGPWLRSTNGFLGRAVWEFDASAGTPEERAEVERVRQEFTDGRFRRRESADLLMRLQCSKENKHQGRDRRLPPMEKLEEKDEVTEDTVLVSLRRALDQFSSLQSDDGCWPGDFSGIMFVMPGLIFALYVTRSLNTVVTAEHRREICRYIYNHQNEDGGWGSLILGSSSMFGTCSNYITLRLLEEELDGNTALAKGRGWISSHGSATLVPQWGKIWLSILGMYDWSGNNPIFPELWLAPQFLPFHPGKFWCLCRMVYLPMAYLYGRKFVGPITPTILAIREEIYDVPYDQIDWGMSRNACAKEDLVCPRTTLQNAVWTSLYKCVEPVLSSWPINKLRDRALKNLMEHIHYEDDNTQYLCICSVNKALNMVCCWAEDPNSEAFKRHLARVPDFLWISEDGMKAQVYDGVQSWETSFIIQAYCAIGLVSEYGPTLERANAFMKKSQVLWNHPGDQSYSHRHRSKGSWTLSSADNGWTVSDTTAEALKAVMLLSKISRNIVGDPIERERVHDAVDCLLSFVNKDGTFSTYECKRTSTWIEILNPCESFPNMIVDHPYPECTSSVLQALMLFKELHYGYRTKEIEKCIRDAATFIESRQGEDGSWLGTWGVCFTYGAFFSVKALVAAGRTYESSSSIRKGCHFILSKQLSTGGWGESHVSNETKVYVNIEGDRAHAVNTAWAMLTLIYAGQMERDPAPLHRAAKELINMQMDTGEFPQQEHVGCFNCSLFFNYPNYRNLFPIWALGEYRRRLCSKSTGRRAPSSCGTRV, from the exons ATGTGGAGGCTGAAGGTCGGGGAGGGCGGCGGGCCGTGGCTGCGGTCCACCAACGGCTTCCTCGGCCGCGCGGTGTGGGAGTTCGACGCCAGCGCCGGCACGCCGGAGGAGCGCGCCGAGGTGGAGAGGGTGCGTCAGGAGTTCACCGACGGCCGGTTCCGGCGCAGAGAGTCCGCCGACCTCCTCATGCGCTTGCAG TGTTCAAAAGAGAACAAACATCAAGGGAGGGACCGTCGTCTACCGCCAATGGAGAAGCTCGAGGAGAAAGACGAGGTCACTGAGGACACCGTGCTGGTGTCGCTGAGGCGAGCCCTCGATCAGTTCTCTTCGCTGCAATCGGATGACGGCtgttggcccggggacttcagcggGATAATGTTCGTCATGCCTGGTTTG ATATTTGCTCTCTATGTCACCAGATCACTCAACACTGTGGTGACCGCGGAACATCGACGAGAGATATGCCGCTACATCTACAATCATCAG AACGAAGATGGGGGATGGGGCAGCCTAATTTTAGGGTCGAGCAGCATGTTTGGTACATGCTCAAACTACATCACTCTAAGGCTCCTCGAAGAGGAGCTAGATGGCAACACGGCGTTGGCTAAGGGGCGTGGCTGGATATCGTCCCACGGCAGCGCTACTCTTGTGCCACAGTGGGGGAAGATATGGCTCTCG ATACTTGGGATGTATGACTGGTCCGGGAACAACCCGATCTTCCCCGAACTATGGCTTGCACCGCAATTTCTCCCGTTTCATCCAG GGAAATTCTGGTGCCTGTGCCGTATGGTCTACCTGCCTATGGCTTATCTCTACGGGAGGAAATTCGTTGGGCCCATTACGCCTACGATCCTGGCGATAAGGGAGGAGATCTACGACGTGCCGTACGACCAGATCGACTGGGGCATGTCACGCAATGCATGCGCCAAG GAGGACCTTGTGTGCCCACGCACAACGCTGCAGAACGCCGTCTGGACCTCACTCTACAAGTGCGTGGAGCCGGTGCTGAGCAGCTGGCCGATCAACAAGCTCAGGGACAGGGCTCTGAAGAACCTCATGGAGCACATCCACTACGAGGACGACAACACGCAGTACCTCTGCATATGCTCCGTCAACAAG GCTCTGAACATGGTCTGCTGCTGGGCCGAAGATCCAAATTCGGAAGCGTTCAAGCGGCATCTTGCGAGGGTACCTGATTTCCTGTGGATCTCGGAAGATGGCATGAAGGCGCAG GTATATGATGGTGTTCAGAGCTGGGAGACATCATTTATTATTCAAGCATATTGCGCTATAGGTCTTGTGAGTGAGTATGGCCCAACTCTCGAGAGAGCCAATGCATTCATGAAAAAATCGCAG GTTCTTTGGAATCATCCTGGCGACCAAAGTTATTCACATCGCCACAGATCGAAGGGTTCATGGACTCTTTCAAGTGCAGACAATGGATGGACTGTATCTGACACTACCGCAGAAGCACTTAAG GCTGTGATGCTGCTCTCAAAGATCTCTAGGAACATCGTTGGCGATCCAATAGAAAGAGAAAGGGTGCATGATGCTGTTGATTGCCTTTTATCTTTTGTG AATAAAGATGGGACCTTTTCCACATATGAATGTAAAAGAACTTCGACTTGGATAGAG ATCCTCAATCCTTGCGAGAGTTTTCCAAACATGATTGTCGATCATCC ATATCCAGAATGCACTTCCTCGGTGCTTCAAGCTCTTATGCTGTTCAAAGAACTACATTATGGTTACCGTACTAAGGAGATAGAAAAATGTATCAGAGATGCAGCAACATTCATTGAGAGCAGACAAGGAGAAGACGGTTCATG GTTAGGCACTTGGGGTGTGTGTTTCACCTATGGGGCCTTCTTTTCGGTTAAAGCATTAGTTGCTGCTGGAAGAACATACGAGAGCAGTTCTTCCATCAGGAAAGGATGTCACTTCATATTATCAAAGCAGCTCAGTACTGGTGGATGGGGAGAAAGTCACGTATCTAATGAAACAAAG GTATATGTCAACATTGAAGGTGACCGTGCTCATGCAGTGAATACTGCTTGGGCAATGTTGACCTTAATATATGCCGGACAG ATGGAACGAGATCCAGCACCACTTCACCGTGCTGCGAAGGAGTTGATCAATATGCAGATGGATACAGGAGAATTTCCACAGCAA GAACACGTCGGATGCTTCAACTGCTCCCTTTTCTTCAATTACCCCAACTACCGCAACCTGTTCCCCATCTGGGCTCTCGGGGAGTACCGGCGCCGCCTTTGCTCGAAAAGCACAGGCAGGCGTGCGCCATCGTCGTGCGGAACACGCGTCTGA
- the LOC119315173 gene encoding achilleol B synthase-like isoform X2 produces the protein MWRLKVGEGGGPWLRSTNGFLGRAVWEFDASAGTPEERAEVERVRQEFTDGRFRRRESADLLMRLQCSKENKHQGRDRRLPPMEKLEEKDEVTEDTVLVSLRRALDQFSSLQSDDGCWPGDFSGIMFVMPGLIFALYVTRSLNTVVTAEHRREICRYIYNHQNEDGGWGSLILGSSSMFGTCSNYITLRLLEEELDGNTALAKGRGWISSHGSATLVPQWGKIWLSILGMYDWSGNNPIFPELWLAPQFLPFHPGKFWCLCRMVYLPMAYLYGRKFVGPITPTILAIREEIYDVPYDQIDWGMSRNACAKEDLVCPRTTLQNAVWTSLYKCVEPVLSSWPINKLRDRALKNLMEHIHYEDDNTQYLCICSVNKALNMVCCWAEDPNSEAFKRHLARVPDFLWISEDGMKAQVLWNHPGDQSYSHRHRSKGSWTLSSADNGWTVSDTTAEALKAVMLLSKISRNIVGDPIERERVHDAVDCLLSFVNKDGTFSTYECKRTSTWIEILNPCESFPNMIVDHPYPECTSSVLQALMLFKELHYGYRTKEIEKCIRDAATFIESRQGEDGSWLGTWGVCFTYGAFFSVKALVAAGRTYESSSSIRKGCHFILSKQLSTGGWGESHVSNETKVYVNIEGDRAHAVNTAWAMLTLIYAGQMERDPAPLHRAAKELINMQMDTGEFPQQEHVGCFNCSLFFNYPNYRNLFPIWALGEYRRRLCSKSTGRRAPSSCGTRV, from the exons ATGTGGAGGCTGAAGGTCGGGGAGGGCGGCGGGCCGTGGCTGCGGTCCACCAACGGCTTCCTCGGCCGCGCGGTGTGGGAGTTCGACGCCAGCGCCGGCACGCCGGAGGAGCGCGCCGAGGTGGAGAGGGTGCGTCAGGAGTTCACCGACGGCCGGTTCCGGCGCAGAGAGTCCGCCGACCTCCTCATGCGCTTGCAG TGTTCAAAAGAGAACAAACATCAAGGGAGGGACCGTCGTCTACCGCCAATGGAGAAGCTCGAGGAGAAAGACGAGGTCACTGAGGACACCGTGCTGGTGTCGCTGAGGCGAGCCCTCGATCAGTTCTCTTCGCTGCAATCGGATGACGGCtgttggcccggggacttcagcggGATAATGTTCGTCATGCCTGGTTTG ATATTTGCTCTCTATGTCACCAGATCACTCAACACTGTGGTGACCGCGGAACATCGACGAGAGATATGCCGCTACATCTACAATCATCAG AACGAAGATGGGGGATGGGGCAGCCTAATTTTAGGGTCGAGCAGCATGTTTGGTACATGCTCAAACTACATCACTCTAAGGCTCCTCGAAGAGGAGCTAGATGGCAACACGGCGTTGGCTAAGGGGCGTGGCTGGATATCGTCCCACGGCAGCGCTACTCTTGTGCCACAGTGGGGGAAGATATGGCTCTCG ATACTTGGGATGTATGACTGGTCCGGGAACAACCCGATCTTCCCCGAACTATGGCTTGCACCGCAATTTCTCCCGTTTCATCCAG GGAAATTCTGGTGCCTGTGCCGTATGGTCTACCTGCCTATGGCTTATCTCTACGGGAGGAAATTCGTTGGGCCCATTACGCCTACGATCCTGGCGATAAGGGAGGAGATCTACGACGTGCCGTACGACCAGATCGACTGGGGCATGTCACGCAATGCATGCGCCAAG GAGGACCTTGTGTGCCCACGCACAACGCTGCAGAACGCCGTCTGGACCTCACTCTACAAGTGCGTGGAGCCGGTGCTGAGCAGCTGGCCGATCAACAAGCTCAGGGACAGGGCTCTGAAGAACCTCATGGAGCACATCCACTACGAGGACGACAACACGCAGTACCTCTGCATATGCTCCGTCAACAAG GCTCTGAACATGGTCTGCTGCTGGGCCGAAGATCCAAATTCGGAAGCGTTCAAGCGGCATCTTGCGAGGGTACCTGATTTCCTGTGGATCTCGGAAGATGGCATGAAGGCGCAG GTTCTTTGGAATCATCCTGGCGACCAAAGTTATTCACATCGCCACAGATCGAAGGGTTCATGGACTCTTTCAAGTGCAGACAATGGATGGACTGTATCTGACACTACCGCAGAAGCACTTAAG GCTGTGATGCTGCTCTCAAAGATCTCTAGGAACATCGTTGGCGATCCAATAGAAAGAGAAAGGGTGCATGATGCTGTTGATTGCCTTTTATCTTTTGTG AATAAAGATGGGACCTTTTCCACATATGAATGTAAAAGAACTTCGACTTGGATAGAG ATCCTCAATCCTTGCGAGAGTTTTCCAAACATGATTGTCGATCATCC ATATCCAGAATGCACTTCCTCGGTGCTTCAAGCTCTTATGCTGTTCAAAGAACTACATTATGGTTACCGTACTAAGGAGATAGAAAAATGTATCAGAGATGCAGCAACATTCATTGAGAGCAGACAAGGAGAAGACGGTTCATG GTTAGGCACTTGGGGTGTGTGTTTCACCTATGGGGCCTTCTTTTCGGTTAAAGCATTAGTTGCTGCTGGAAGAACATACGAGAGCAGTTCTTCCATCAGGAAAGGATGTCACTTCATATTATCAAAGCAGCTCAGTACTGGTGGATGGGGAGAAAGTCACGTATCTAATGAAACAAAG GTATATGTCAACATTGAAGGTGACCGTGCTCATGCAGTGAATACTGCTTGGGCAATGTTGACCTTAATATATGCCGGACAG ATGGAACGAGATCCAGCACCACTTCACCGTGCTGCGAAGGAGTTGATCAATATGCAGATGGATACAGGAGAATTTCCACAGCAA GAACACGTCGGATGCTTCAACTGCTCCCTTTTCTTCAATTACCCCAACTACCGCAACCTGTTCCCCATCTGGGCTCTCGGGGAGTACCGGCGCCGCCTTTGCTCGAAAAGCACAGGCAGGCGTGCGCCATCGTCGTGCGGAACACGCGTCTGA